A portion of the Leifsonia sp. EB41 genome contains these proteins:
- the dgoD gene encoding galactonate dehydratase: protein MPEPTTRISAVDTFATFGGVRNWLFVRVTTTDGLHGWGEASTELWESTVEAAVHELGNRLLGSNALATEPLWQRANRHGFWRGGVVLSSALAAIDQALWDIRGRFHGVPVYALLGGPSREWIETYRHVGIYDPDRLAEEARALIAAGTRTLKTGAWVADSPAPERERLRRAEHRLRTLREAVGDDVEILIDNHGRARPDEAIRLIETAAASRPRWIEEPIAPEAPELVAPVAEAARRHGISIALGERLFSRWEFRPVLERQLVDVVQPDLCHAGGITEVVKIASLAEVYRAVVAPHNPAGPVSTAAAAHVGMAIPNFDILELCIDGPRASEVVAEPWTLDGHRLLVPDRPGLGIDLDVEAILDQPPRPIVVPSEAYAADGSVRDV from the coding sequence GTGCCTGAGCCCACCACGCGCATCTCCGCCGTCGATACGTTCGCCACCTTCGGAGGCGTGCGCAACTGGCTGTTCGTCCGGGTCACCACCACCGACGGGCTGCACGGCTGGGGCGAGGCGTCCACCGAGCTGTGGGAGTCCACCGTCGAGGCCGCCGTCCACGAGCTTGGGAACCGCCTCCTCGGTTCCAATGCCCTCGCCACCGAGCCGCTCTGGCAACGCGCCAACCGCCACGGATTCTGGCGGGGAGGGGTCGTGCTCTCCAGCGCGCTCGCCGCCATCGACCAGGCGCTCTGGGACATCCGGGGTCGCTTCCACGGGGTCCCGGTGTACGCCCTGCTCGGCGGCCCGTCGCGAGAGTGGATCGAGACGTACCGCCACGTCGGCATCTACGACCCGGACCGGCTGGCCGAGGAGGCACGCGCCCTGATCGCCGCCGGCACCCGCACGCTCAAGACCGGTGCGTGGGTCGCCGACAGTCCGGCGCCCGAGCGCGAACGCCTTCGCAGGGCCGAGCATCGCCTACGGACCTTGCGCGAGGCCGTCGGCGACGACGTCGAGATCCTCATCGACAACCACGGCCGCGCGCGCCCCGACGAGGCGATCCGGTTGATCGAGACGGCGGCTGCCTCACGTCCACGCTGGATAGAGGAACCGATTGCGCCGGAGGCGCCCGAGCTGGTAGCACCCGTGGCCGAGGCCGCGCGTCGGCACGGAATCTCGATCGCTCTCGGGGAGCGCTTGTTCTCGCGTTGGGAGTTCCGGCCCGTCCTCGAACGTCAGCTCGTCGATGTCGTCCAGCCCGACCTCTGCCACGCGGGAGGGATCACCGAGGTGGTCAAGATCGCCTCCCTCGCCGAGGTCTACCGCGCCGTCGTCGCTCCACACAACCCGGCCGGTCCAGTCTCGACGGCCGCGGCCGCGCACGTCGGGATGGCGATCCCGAACTTCGACATCCTTGAACTCTGCATCGATGGCCCACGAGCATCGGAGGTCGTCGCTGAGCCGTGGACGCTCGACGGCCATCGTCTCCTTGTGCCGGATCGACCCGGACTGGGTATCGACCTCGACGTGGAGGCCATTCTCGACCAGCCGCCGAGACCCATTGTGGTCCCGAGTGAGGCGTACGCCGCCGACGGCAGCGTACGAGACGTCTAA
- a CDS encoding carbohydrate ABC transporter permease — translation MATAVISTAKLRVRRVSRAGAEPSWKAYALIAPAGILYAVFQLVPIVGAVVLSFTSWNGINLADIKFVGVANYQRLFTDGLFWSSFGHNVFVAVMVFFFMSAGSFVLAAIIHAGIRGGAFFRIVFFAPVVISTVAMAMLAIFFFSPSQGLINEGLRAVGLGAWAQPWLGDAKWALPSVTATYILQNFGFSVVLFLSALTQVNDEICEAAEVDGASQGRILWQIVLPTIKPVASVVVLLGFINSFRLFDTVYVMTAGGPFHASDTLVTYLYSVSFGGNDVGYGNAIGVALFVILCIIAVIQLRITRGEKAPR, via the coding sequence ATGGCAACAGCAGTGATCTCGACTGCGAAGCTCCGCGTCCGGCGCGTGTCACGCGCCGGCGCGGAGCCGTCGTGGAAGGCGTACGCGCTCATCGCACCTGCCGGCATCCTCTACGCGGTGTTCCAGCTCGTGCCTATCGTCGGGGCCGTGGTGCTCAGCTTCACCTCGTGGAATGGCATCAACCTGGCGGACATCAAGTTCGTCGGAGTCGCCAACTATCAAAGACTGTTCACGGACGGCCTGTTCTGGAGCAGCTTCGGGCACAATGTGTTCGTCGCTGTCATGGTGTTCTTCTTCATGTCCGCGGGGAGTTTCGTCCTCGCCGCGATCATCCACGCGGGTATCCGCGGCGGCGCGTTCTTCCGGATCGTCTTCTTCGCGCCGGTCGTCATCTCCACCGTCGCGATGGCAATGCTGGCGATCTTCTTCTTCAGCCCGTCGCAGGGACTGATCAACGAGGGGCTTCGCGCAGTCGGGCTCGGTGCGTGGGCGCAACCGTGGCTCGGAGATGCGAAGTGGGCACTGCCGTCGGTGACCGCAACGTACATCCTTCAGAACTTCGGCTTCTCCGTCGTCCTCTTCCTCAGCGCTCTGACGCAGGTGAATGACGAGATCTGTGAGGCGGCGGAGGTGGACGGGGCGTCGCAGGGTCGCATCCTGTGGCAGATCGTGCTGCCGACGATCAAGCCGGTCGCGTCGGTCGTCGTATTGCTCGGATTCATCAACTCGTTCCGGCTCTTCGACACCGTCTACGTCATGACCGCCGGCGGGCCGTTCCACGCGTCGGACACGCTGGTGACGTACCTCTATAGCGTCTCCTTCGGCGGCAACGACGTCGGCTATGGCAACGCGATCGGCGTCGCCCTGTTCGTCATCCTCTGCATCATCGCAGTCATCCAGCTCCGGATCACCCGCGGCGAGAAAGCCCCCCGTTAG
- a CDS encoding helix-turn-helix domain-containing protein: METHATFTTSPDGSALPLSGLEQTGRALISAFDHVPDLFIFVKNADRIFVDCSEPFVSLMGCRSKAQIIGKRDEDFSPEYLVEHYRNYDIAVLETGEPLIDLVELVRNRDGSYDWFVSTKTAIRNPEGAITGLLGVTRSLTIKEAASDSLRTLTPAIELITRDYARALTVGDLAGSVLMSPSNFSRLFKQHFGVTPHKYLLRVRLMAACDLLATTSQSIGEISVRTGFYDTSHLTHELRRNRGMTPTDYRSEYQTSHSYRQRHHASDAPVADALELQPDPIG, encoded by the coding sequence ATGGAAACCCACGCAACGTTCACAACCTCACCGGACGGCAGTGCGCTTCCGTTGAGCGGTTTGGAACAAACCGGCAGGGCGCTGATCAGCGCCTTCGACCACGTGCCCGATCTGTTCATCTTCGTGAAGAACGCCGACCGTATCTTCGTCGACTGCTCCGAGCCTTTCGTGTCGCTGATGGGCTGCCGCAGCAAGGCGCAGATCATCGGCAAGCGCGACGAGGATTTCTCCCCGGAGTACCTGGTCGAGCACTATCGCAACTACGACATTGCGGTCCTTGAGACCGGCGAGCCGCTGATCGACCTGGTCGAACTCGTCCGCAACCGCGACGGATCCTACGACTGGTTCGTCAGCACGAAGACCGCCATCCGCAATCCGGAGGGCGCGATCACCGGACTTCTCGGCGTCACCCGCAGCCTCACCATCAAGGAGGCCGCCTCCGACAGCCTGCGCACACTCACGCCAGCGATCGAGCTGATCACCCGCGACTACGCACGAGCACTCACGGTCGGCGATCTGGCCGGGAGCGTGCTCATGTCGCCCAGCAACTTCAGTCGCCTGTTCAAGCAGCACTTCGGCGTCACCCCGCACAAGTACCTGCTCCGGGTCCGACTGATGGCCGCGTGCGACCTTCTGGCCACGACCTCCCAGTCGATCGGCGAAATCAGCGTCCGCACCGGCTTCTACGACACCAGCCACCTCACACACGAACTCCGCCGCAACCGCGGGATGACCCCGACCGACTACCGGTCGGAGTACCAGACATCCCACTCGTACCGCCAGCGGCACCACGCGTCCGACGCCCCCGTCGCCGACGCACTCGAACTTCAGCCCGATCCCATCGGCTGA
- a CDS encoding SMP-30/gluconolactonase/LRE family protein: MRAEQLTGPLCEHGEGPAWSERWAGPRWVDMLAGDVLELQPDGSVRRRHTDRVAAFTRPRSGGGWMVAGRSRLSATSGDDLDAKLDVGPELWSAADVRSNDGACAPDGSLLLGTMADDATEDRGFLAAVERGDTRRVCAATISNGLGFTSDGGALYIDSTLRRIDRFDWDPIHGLTGRRPWVDVSHAPGIPDGLSVAADGGVWVAFFGGASVRRYGPEGREEAVVPIPVAQPTAVAFVGAGELAGGLVVTTSRYALGAAAERSAGALFAIPGAGEGARVHEWSGELR; this comes from the coding sequence GTGAGAGCCGAGCAGCTCACCGGCCCGCTGTGCGAACACGGCGAGGGTCCTGCCTGGTCGGAACGCTGGGCAGGGCCGCGGTGGGTGGACATGCTGGCCGGTGACGTCCTCGAACTGCAGCCGGACGGGTCCGTGCGGCGCAGACATACCGACCGCGTTGCTGCGTTCACCCGGCCTCGCTCGGGTGGAGGCTGGATGGTCGCCGGCCGGTCCCGACTGTCGGCGACGAGCGGGGACGACCTCGATGCGAAACTCGACGTAGGGCCGGAGCTCTGGTCGGCCGCCGACGTGCGCAGCAACGATGGCGCCTGCGCACCGGACGGCAGCCTCTTGCTCGGCACGATGGCCGATGATGCGACGGAAGACCGCGGGTTCCTCGCCGCTGTCGAGCGGGGCGACACACGACGTGTGTGTGCGGCCACCATCTCAAACGGTCTCGGTTTTACTTCCGACGGCGGCGCACTCTACATCGACAGCACCTTGCGCCGCATCGATCGTTTCGACTGGGATCCGATCCACGGTCTGACAGGGAGGCGTCCCTGGGTCGACGTGTCGCACGCTCCCGGTATCCCGGACGGTCTGTCGGTCGCAGCAGACGGCGGTGTCTGGGTGGCGTTTTTCGGTGGCGCAAGCGTGCGGAGATACGGACCGGAAGGCAGGGAGGAGGCGGTAGTGCCCATCCCCGTCGCGCAGCCGACGGCCGTCGCGTTTGTTGGAGCGGGGGAGCTGGCGGGCGGCCTTGTCGTCACCACTTCCCGTTACGCACTCGGCGCGGCCGCGGAGCGGAGTGCCGGAGCGCTTTTCGCGATCCCGGGCGCCGGAGAGGGCGCCCGGGTCCACGAGTGGAGCGGCGAGCTGCGGTGA
- a CDS encoding cellulase-like family protein, which produces MARAVTMWEFSWLLRRQGEQREYADTERVLDELAERGYDCVRIDAFPHLIAADRDGHTSGTFAVHPQPDHFMWGPHGGNVTVVDPAGALAAFVTGCRDRGITVALSSWFNDDDEHRRLGIETPADLARVWEETLGALEARGLLDAIEYVDLCNEFPLDDWLPAAHEAIFGRPQDTQPSIPGQAVEGGWVWSAEQRERIRAYFAAVNGLRARWPQLRFTVSVAPVSESVYDLDYRDLDLIETHIWLSSNVAEFAAATNFSLDEYGFPGAWQKQVDSLDDVYWPHPERWHRRLGEEMARWAAVARAQNRSLWTTEGWSHILLDDFTSPLGHHAWDYVKSVAEYAVPKALALGWEGVCTSNFAEPHFPELWADVEWHRTMTDLIRNHTAS; this is translated from the coding sequence ATGGCACGGGCCGTCACCATGTGGGAGTTCTCCTGGCTGCTGCGGCGGCAAGGGGAGCAGCGCGAGTACGCCGACACAGAGCGGGTGCTCGACGAGCTCGCCGAACGCGGCTACGACTGCGTCCGAATTGACGCGTTCCCACACCTCATCGCCGCCGACAGGGATGGACACACGAGCGGCACGTTCGCCGTGCACCCTCAGCCAGACCATTTCATGTGGGGGCCGCACGGCGGCAACGTGACCGTGGTGGACCCGGCGGGCGCACTGGCCGCGTTCGTCACCGGTTGTCGCGACCGCGGGATCACCGTCGCCCTATCCAGCTGGTTCAACGACGACGACGAGCACCGGCGTCTCGGGATCGAGACCCCGGCCGACCTCGCGCGGGTGTGGGAGGAGACGCTCGGCGCGCTGGAGGCCCGCGGCCTCCTCGACGCTATCGAGTACGTCGACCTGTGCAACGAGTTTCCCCTCGACGACTGGCTTCCGGCCGCGCACGAAGCGATCTTCGGCCGCCCGCAGGACACGCAGCCGAGCATCCCCGGTCAGGCCGTCGAGGGGGGCTGGGTCTGGAGCGCGGAACAGCGCGAGCGTATCCGCGCCTACTTCGCCGCGGTCAATGGCCTCCGGGCGCGCTGGCCGCAGTTGCGGTTCACGGTGTCGGTCGCTCCGGTCTCCGAATCGGTCTACGACCTCGACTACCGCGACCTGGATCTCATCGAGACCCACATCTGGCTCTCCAGCAACGTGGCCGAGTTCGCTGCTGCCACAAACTTCTCGCTCGACGAGTACGGGTTCCCCGGGGCGTGGCAAAAGCAGGTCGACAGCCTTGACGACGTCTACTGGCCTCACCCGGAGCGATGGCACCGCCGGCTCGGGGAAGAGATGGCGCGCTGGGCCGCTGTCGCTCGAGCCCAAAACCGTTCCCTCTGGACCACCGAGGGTTGGTCGCACATCTTGCTCGACGATTTCACCTCACCTTTGGGGCACCACGCCTGGGACTATGTGAAATCCGTCGCCGAATATGCCGTCCCGAAAGCGCTCGCACTCGGGTGGGAAGGTGTGTGTACATCCAATTTCGCAGAGCCGCACTTCCCGGAGCTCTGGGCCGATGTCGAGTGGCATCGGACCATGACCGACCTAATCCGGAACCACACGGCGTCGTGA
- a CDS encoding ABC transporter substrate-binding protein, which yields MNRWSDPVGKVAAQHLFDGFTKATGIKVQNQVQPNSGSTYQPAVRTALSSSNPPSLASDISGPEVYNFAKSGVIQDITSFYNSTIKSRALGGAVTGNTYEGKVYGVSTGYNVGNLIWFNPVYLKKYGIEASSIHTFEDMLAAMKKIKSAGGNAAVIGAKDQWPGGHYLNDLVQRALGSKATQQLYDRSVSAGQPDTPKWTDPEVVNALQAYVDMKPYFQDGFLGEAQATADSLFLKGDVGFYEMGSWFLNTIQASQPSFTPGVMLFPPFKDGKGKGTDITIANSVLMVSKKADTASTEKFLEYLSRPEVASQYQKESLSFMPYKTNSSALDVDKSIKTQWNTISGFVKDTGSDGSALYNDQGIDVNIYTKYIWQGSVGLMSGDITPQQLAQQLESATEAAQKANG from the coding sequence ATGAACCGTTGGTCCGACCCCGTCGGAAAGGTCGCCGCACAGCATCTGTTCGACGGCTTCACCAAGGCGACCGGCATCAAAGTGCAGAACCAGGTCCAGCCGAACAGCGGCTCGACCTACCAGCCGGCGGTGCGCACCGCGCTCTCGTCGAGCAATCCGCCGTCGCTTGCGAGCGACATCTCTGGGCCCGAGGTTTACAACTTCGCGAAGTCGGGCGTCATCCAGGACATCACTTCCTTCTACAACAGCACCATCAAGTCGAGGGCGCTCGGCGGAGCCGTCACCGGCAACACCTACGAAGGCAAGGTGTATGGAGTCAGCACCGGCTACAACGTCGGCAACCTGATCTGGTTCAACCCGGTCTACCTCAAGAAGTACGGCATCGAGGCGTCCTCGATCCACACTTTTGAGGACATGCTCGCCGCGATGAAGAAAATCAAGTCGGCCGGCGGCAACGCTGCGGTGATCGGCGCGAAGGACCAGTGGCCCGGCGGTCACTACCTGAACGACCTGGTCCAGCGTGCGCTTGGTTCGAAGGCTACCCAGCAGCTCTACGACCGCAGTGTCAGCGCCGGCCAGCCGGACACCCCCAAGTGGACCGACCCGGAGGTCGTGAACGCACTTCAGGCGTACGTCGACATGAAGCCCTACTTCCAGGACGGCTTCCTCGGCGAGGCGCAGGCGACAGCTGACTCGCTCTTCCTGAAGGGTGACGTCGGGTTCTACGAGATGGGCTCCTGGTTCCTGAACACCATCCAGGCATCTCAGCCGTCGTTCACGCCAGGTGTCATGCTGTTCCCGCCGTTCAAGGACGGCAAGGGCAAGGGCACCGACATCACGATCGCCAACTCGGTGCTCATGGTGAGCAAGAAGGCCGACACAGCCTCGACGGAGAAGTTCCTCGAGTACCTCAGCCGGCCGGAGGTGGCCAGCCAGTACCAGAAGGAATCGCTCTCGTTCATGCCGTACAAGACGAACAGCAGCGCGCTTGACGTCGACAAGTCCATCAAGACGCAGTGGAACACCATCTCCGGCTTCGTCAAGGACACCGGCTCGGACGGTTCCGCCCTCTACAACGACCAGGGCATCGACGTGAACATCTACACGAAGTACATCTGGCAGGGCAGCGTGGGCCTGATGTCGGGCGATATCACCCCCCAGCAGCTCGCGCAGCAGCTGGAGTCGGCCACCGAGGCCGCCCAGAAGGCGAACGGCTAG
- a CDS encoding zinc-binding dehydrogenase, which translates to MRAAAITGPGAVEIVDRPQPHGLDDLVVVQILVAPMCTEFKSRQSGDVSDSLGHEAAGVVVDAGSSTRVEVGDRVVVMPGNACGTCRYCIAGEHIHCPFQRDVLTESAQTYGTATYAEYVLKPDWLLVPVPDDVSLIHASAACCLLGPSFNASQRMNVSASDTLLVAGCGPVGLGAIINGVTRNADVLALEVNPWRAELARTLGATVFDPTADGVVEQILDATGGWGVTASIETSGVCSNPALLASVSARRAGLSVVAWGLDIALPPIVPLGLDIHGVWHWKHQTDGWRMIETIRKSTDLLDTAITHSFPLDQVSDAMDVQDSGRCGKVVLFPQGVSDL; encoded by the coding sequence ATGAGAGCAGCAGCCATCACCGGACCGGGCGCTGTCGAGATCGTTGACCGCCCACAGCCCCACGGTTTGGACGACCTCGTCGTCGTCCAGATCCTCGTCGCACCGATGTGCACGGAGTTCAAGTCCCGGCAATCCGGCGACGTCTCCGACTCGCTCGGCCACGAGGCCGCGGGCGTCGTCGTCGACGCCGGGTCCTCTACGCGGGTAGAGGTAGGTGACCGCGTCGTGGTGATGCCGGGCAACGCGTGCGGCACCTGCCGTTACTGCATCGCCGGGGAGCACATCCACTGCCCGTTCCAGCGCGACGTGCTGACTGAATCGGCGCAAACATACGGCACTGCCACCTATGCCGAGTATGTGCTGAAACCCGACTGGCTGCTCGTCCCCGTCCCCGACGATGTCTCGCTGATCCACGCCTCGGCGGCGTGCTGTCTTCTCGGCCCGAGCTTCAACGCCAGCCAGCGGATGAACGTCTCCGCTTCGGACACCCTGCTCGTCGCCGGCTGCGGACCGGTCGGGCTCGGCGCGATCATCAACGGGGTGACCCGCAACGCGGACGTCCTCGCCCTGGAGGTGAACCCCTGGCGCGCCGAGCTCGCCCGCACCCTCGGAGCGACGGTCTTCGACCCAACAGCGGACGGCGTCGTCGAGCAGATCCTCGACGCGACAGGCGGCTGGGGCGTCACGGCTTCCATCGAGACCAGCGGCGTCTGCTCCAACCCCGCACTCCTCGCTTCGGTGTCCGCCCGCCGGGCCGGTCTGAGCGTCGTCGCTTGGGGGCTGGACATCGCGTTGCCCCCGATCGTTCCGCTGGGCCTCGACATCCACGGTGTCTGGCACTGGAAGCATCAGACCGACGGCTGGCGCATGATCGAGACAATCCGCAAGTCGACCGACCTCCTCGACACGGCGATCACGCACAGCTTCCCCCTCGACCAGGTCTCCGACGCGATGGATGTGCAGGATTCCGGCCGATGCGGCAAAGTGGTGCTCTTCCCCCAGGGGGTGAGCGATCTGTGA
- a CDS encoding sugar phosphate isomerase/epimerase family protein encodes MDDDARAVKEPTTHSASAPPPLVSIGSWAFSFGPYESHPWSFDRFADFAAEAGYDGVEINGFRPHPHEEDYAEADAKRLRVQLADKGLGISGFAPDLRSTPPAEVPEEVYLARIARIADFVGAAEIRTVRVDTITPPTGPATADPEEALARLAKTWRASAQCLADVGARLVWEFEPGFWINRPSDIVRVVEEVDHANFGLLFDTSHAHTLGRYGRRQGQDPELLSGGAAEFASRVAPWVRHLHLIDSDGSLHDEDTSVHLPFGQGELDFQEVLDGLGPVAAGLEWWTADYCFWPKTEFDALRGASELRAIRDTFLSRQQSIREHA; translated from the coding sequence ATGGACGATGACGCCCGCGCAGTGAAGGAGCCGACAACGCATTCCGCGTCGGCGCCGCCACCACTGGTCTCGATCGGCAGTTGGGCATTCAGCTTCGGCCCCTACGAGTCGCACCCGTGGAGCTTCGACCGGTTCGCTGATTTCGCCGCGGAGGCCGGCTACGACGGAGTCGAGATCAACGGATTCCGCCCTCACCCGCACGAGGAGGACTACGCGGAGGCCGACGCCAAGCGGCTTCGCGTCCAGCTCGCAGACAAGGGCCTCGGCATCTCCGGCTTCGCCCCCGATCTGCGGTCCACCCCGCCCGCCGAGGTGCCGGAGGAGGTCTACCTCGCGCGGATCGCGCGGATCGCCGACTTCGTCGGCGCCGCGGAGATCCGGACCGTGCGCGTCGACACGATCACCCCGCCGACCGGACCGGCCACGGCCGATCCGGAGGAGGCACTGGCACGACTCGCGAAGACCTGGCGCGCCTCCGCGCAGTGTCTGGCGGACGTCGGCGCCCGGCTCGTCTGGGAGTTCGAGCCGGGCTTCTGGATCAACCGTCCGAGCGACATCGTCCGGGTCGTCGAGGAGGTCGATCACGCGAACTTCGGGCTTCTGTTCGACACCTCGCACGCCCACACCCTTGGCCGCTATGGTCGCCGGCAGGGGCAGGATCCCGAGCTGCTGAGCGGCGGGGCTGCGGAGTTCGCCTCGCGGGTGGCCCCCTGGGTGCGTCACCTGCACCTGATCGACAGCGACGGCAGCCTTCATGACGAAGACACCAGCGTTCACCTCCCGTTCGGGCAGGGCGAGCTGGACTTCCAGGAGGTGCTGGACGGGCTCGGCCCCGTCGCCGCAGGCTTGGAGTGGTGGACGGCCGACTATTGTTTCTGGCCGAAGACAGAGTTCGATGCGCTCCGCGGGGCGAGCGAGCTCCGCGCGATCCGCGACACGTTCCTCAGCCGCCAGCAGAGCATCAGGGAGCACGCATGA
- a CDS encoding ThuA domain-containing protein, producing the protein MTTIVTLAGEGEYESDVTMRPVAEGIARDLGATLDYRTTSVIEDVPDFPESSFGGLDALADADLLLLYTRFRVLPDDEVAALAAYLERGGAVVALRTSNHAFHPVAGSAWESWTAGFARRYLGSAWSTHHGHTSRTRVEVVADDPITAGLPAEFEVDSWLYVNEPPAAARVLLAGDPIDPEIDPQPSPVAWAWDDRGRRVFYTSLGSQSDLERPEVLRLLTQASRWAIEGDR; encoded by the coding sequence GTGACCACCATCGTCACGCTCGCTGGTGAAGGCGAGTACGAATCCGACGTCACAATGCGACCGGTCGCCGAGGGCATCGCACGCGACCTCGGCGCCACACTCGACTACCGAACGACCAGCGTCATCGAGGACGTCCCCGATTTCCCCGAGTCCAGCTTCGGCGGCCTCGACGCGCTCGCCGACGCCGACCTCCTGCTGCTCTACACACGGTTCCGCGTGCTGCCGGACGACGAGGTCGCCGCGCTCGCGGCCTACCTGGAGCGCGGAGGCGCCGTCGTGGCGCTGCGCACCTCCAACCATGCGTTCCACCCGGTGGCTGGGTCGGCATGGGAGAGCTGGACCGCAGGTTTTGCTAGACGTTACCTCGGCAGCGCCTGGTCGACTCACCACGGCCACACCTCCCGCACACGTGTGGAGGTCGTTGCAGACGACCCGATCACCGCTGGTCTCCCCGCAGAGTTCGAGGTCGACTCGTGGCTTTACGTCAACGAGCCGCCCGCCGCCGCGCGGGTCCTGCTCGCCGGCGACCCGATCGACCCTGAGATCGATCCGCAGCCGTCGCCGGTCGCGTGGGCCTGGGACGACAGAGGTCGTCGCGTGTTCTACACGAGTCTCGGCAGTCAAAGTGATCTCGAGCGACCGGAGGTGCTGCGCCTGCTCACCCAGGCTTCCCGCTGGGCCATTGAGGGCGACCGATGA
- a CDS encoding alpha/beta fold hydrolase has product MKAASLGYLDEGSGPPLVLLMGLGATAEAWRPHLDAWAAEFRCIAVDNPGAGGSELGGEPLTVAAIAARVAALLDELGMERVAVAGISMGACTAQELALQRPDLVSRLVLVAPWAVSDAYTDGVLESLVASRTDSSSRHFALHLRNTVWTPEWINEHAEQFESDLAQEPVISLEAFTAQATACSTHDTRARLAAIDVPTLVTVGTEDVFIRPGLSYAVADGISGAELRMFGGTGHVHHWERLDEFNTIVGEWLR; this is encoded by the coding sequence ATGAAGGCTGCTTCGCTCGGCTACCTGGACGAGGGCTCCGGTCCGCCGCTCGTGCTGTTGATGGGCCTCGGCGCGACGGCTGAAGCCTGGCGGCCGCACTTGGACGCCTGGGCAGCAGAATTCCGCTGCATTGCAGTGGACAACCCGGGGGCCGGGGGCTCGGAACTCGGTGGCGAACCATTGACTGTGGCGGCGATCGCTGCGCGCGTGGCCGCCCTGCTTGACGAGCTCGGGATGGAGCGGGTTGCGGTCGCGGGCATCTCGATGGGAGCGTGCACGGCCCAAGAGCTCGCTCTACAGCGACCCGACCTGGTCTCCCGACTGGTACTCGTCGCCCCGTGGGCCGTGAGCGACGCATACACCGACGGCGTCCTTGAGTCTCTGGTCGCATCGCGGACCGACTCGTCATCTCGGCATTTCGCCCTCCACCTGCGCAACACGGTGTGGACGCCGGAGTGGATCAATGAGCACGCGGAGCAGTTCGAGTCCGACCTCGCCCAGGAGCCGGTGATCAGTCTGGAGGCGTTCACGGCTCAGGCCACAGCATGTTCGACGCATGACACGCGCGCCCGGCTCGCCGCTATCGATGTGCCGACCTTGGTGACTGTTGGAACCGAGGACGTCTTCATTCGCCCCGGGCTGTCCTATGCGGTCGCTGATGGAATCTCCGGTGCAGAACTCCGGATGTTCGGCGGGACGGGACACGTGCACCACTGGGAGCGCCTGGACGAGTTCAACACGATCGTGGGGGAGTGGCTGAGGTGA
- a CDS encoding carbohydrate ABC transporter permease, with protein MKFARFSLPAKVGSYVWLCALAIVVLFPLLWVTTSAFKKSSDIIGNPFSLPTSLNFDNIVNAWNQGAFGSLYINSALITIVSVTGILIIEGLAAYAFARMKFAGMAILFAIFVAGQLIPAQTIVLPSALQMSAFGLSDTLVALILQYLSWAPFAILFLRAAFMAVPVELEEAARIDGAGLFTTIWRVVLPMTRSAFATVGTVYALWIWNDFLFPLVYERSAENFTVPLGLAQFQGTFTTFWGYLVGAIFVSVWPPLLVYVGLSRQIQDRLSFAGSKG; from the coding sequence ATGAAATTCGCACGCTTCTCACTTCCGGCGAAAGTCGGCTCCTACGTCTGGCTGTGCGCACTCGCGATCGTCGTGCTGTTCCCGCTGCTCTGGGTCACGACGAGCGCGTTCAAGAAGTCCTCCGACATCATCGGCAACCCGTTCTCGCTACCGACCTCGCTGAACTTCGACAACATCGTCAACGCGTGGAACCAGGGCGCGTTTGGGTCTCTGTACATCAACAGCGCCCTGATCACGATCGTTTCGGTCACCGGCATCCTCATCATCGAGGGCCTCGCGGCCTACGCGTTCGCCCGAATGAAATTCGCCGGCATGGCGATCCTCTTCGCGATCTTCGTCGCCGGTCAGCTCATCCCGGCCCAGACGATCGTCCTCCCCTCAGCGCTGCAGATGTCGGCGTTCGGTCTCAGCGACACCCTGGTCGCGCTGATCCTGCAGTACTTGAGTTGGGCACCGTTCGCGATCCTTTTCTTGCGCGCCGCGTTCATGGCGGTGCCGGTCGAGCTCGAGGAGGCGGCCCGCATCGACGGGGCGGGGCTCTTCACCACGATTTGGCGGGTCGTCCTTCCGATGACGCGCTCCGCGTTCGCGACTGTCGGCACGGTCTACGCGCTGTGGATCTGGAACGACTTCCTCTTCCCTCTCGTGTACGAGCGGTCGGCGGAGAACTTCACCGTCCCGCTCGGGCTCGCCCAGTTCCAGGGGACGTTCACCACGTTCTGGGGTTACCTCGTCGGCGCCATCTTCGTCTCGGTGTGGCCTCCGCTGCTGGTGTACGTCGGGCTCAGCCGACAGATCCAGGACCGGCTCTCGTTCGCGGGATCGAAGGGCTGA